One Tenuifilum sp. 4138str genomic region harbors:
- a CDS encoding menaquinone biosynthesis decarboxylase, with protein sequence MAYKSLSHFIDVLEQNGELLRVKRFVDPVLEITEITDRHSKLPGGGKALLFENTGTNFPVLTNALGSERRICLALGTNNLEALRDDVGRLLEQFTRPRGSLWSKISALPELTRVASWMPASRTGKGICQQVVHYNPHLDMLPVLKCWPHDGGKFITLPMVHTVDPNTGTRNVGMYRMQIFDSSHTGMHWHKHKTGAKHFEEYKGLGKLMPIAVTLGGDPAYTYAATAPMPENVDEYILAGFLRKKRVRLVKCLTVDIEVPEDVDFVIEGYVDPSEEPAWEGPFGDHTGFYSLADWYPRFKVTCITHRADAVYPATIVGVPPMEDAYIAKATERIFLEPIRRTLLPELTDMVLPTEGVAHNIALVKIKDEFQGQAYRVMNALWGAGQMMFNKVLVAFPNNINLTDGYQMLNHICRTVNPQFDLFFGKGPLDVLDHSSNQFAFGSKLFIDATALNYRETGFNINIDDIKSSTLAFSNHIVALNLTLIEKDIPILIASVRKKEIEDWQLFKQELTLQPIFQDLFALVLVDLENQIDDLSLVLWFLSGNIDPSRDLSITRVNGSNLILIDGTRKAYPTDNFPRLWPNIVTMDGETIERVDQMWHWLDIGEFIESPSLKFFNLNQTDDAVMRIQ encoded by the coding sequence ATGGCCTACAAGTCGCTTAGTCATTTTATTGATGTTCTCGAGCAAAACGGTGAACTACTGAGGGTGAAACGTTTTGTTGATCCCGTTCTGGAAATAACCGAAATTACCGATAGGCATTCAAAGCTACCTGGTGGAGGGAAAGCTCTTCTATTTGAGAATACTGGCACCAATTTTCCCGTGCTTACCAATGCCTTGGGTTCCGAGAGAAGAATATGCCTGGCTCTTGGAACCAATAACTTGGAGGCATTGCGCGACGATGTGGGTAGGCTGCTTGAACAGTTTACACGGCCAAGAGGTAGCCTTTGGTCTAAAATCTCGGCATTACCCGAACTTACCCGGGTGGCATCGTGGATGCCAGCAAGCCGGACCGGTAAGGGCATTTGCCAGCAGGTTGTTCATTACAACCCCCATCTTGACATGCTGCCCGTTCTTAAATGCTGGCCACACGATGGGGGTAAGTTTATCACCCTACCCATGGTACACACCGTTGATCCCAATACTGGAACTCGGAATGTTGGGATGTACCGTATGCAAATTTTCGACTCCTCACATACAGGCATGCACTGGCACAAGCATAAAACTGGCGCTAAGCATTTTGAGGAGTATAAGGGCTTAGGCAAGCTAATGCCTATTGCAGTCACTCTTGGTGGCGATCCGGCCTATACCTATGCTGCTACCGCCCCAATGCCTGAGAATGTGGATGAGTACATTCTTGCCGGTTTTTTACGTAAAAAACGGGTAAGGCTGGTTAAGTGCCTAACGGTTGATATTGAAGTACCCGAGGATGTTGACTTTGTAATTGAAGGCTATGTCGATCCTTCCGAGGAACCAGCATGGGAGGGCCCTTTTGGCGATCACACCGGTTTTTACTCCCTGGCCGATTGGTACCCACGCTTCAAGGTGACCTGCATTACCCATCGCGCCGATGCCGTTTACCCGGCCACCATAGTTGGGGTTCCCCCGATGGAAGATGCTTATATAGCCAAGGCAACCGAACGTATCTTTCTTGAACCAATACGCCGAACCCTCCTGCCTGAGTTAACCGATATGGTATTGCCTACCGAAGGGGTTGCCCATAACATTGCCCTGGTTAAAATAAAGGATGAGTTTCAGGGACAGGCTTACCGTGTAATGAACGCACTTTGGGGTGCAGGACAAATGATGTTCAACAAGGTGCTTGTTGCTTTCCCAAATAACATCAATCTTACCGATGGTTACCAAATGCTTAACCATATATGTAGGACTGTAAACCCTCAATTCGACTTGTTTTTCGGGAAAGGCCCACTGGATGTGCTTGACCATTCATCAAATCAGTTTGCTTTTGGTAGCAAGCTGTTTATCGATGCTACTGCGCTTAATTATAGAGAAACTGGTTTCAATATTAATATCGATGATATTAAATCAAGTACCCTAGCATTTTCAAATCATATAGTTGCCTTAAACCTGACACTTATTGAAAAGGACATACCTATTCTAATAGCCTCGGTAAGGAAAAAGGAGATAGAGGATTGGCAGCTTTTTAAGCAGGAGCTCACATTACAGCCTATCTTTCAGGATTTGTTTGCTTTAGTTCTTGTTGATTTGGAAAATCAAATTGATGACCTTTCGCTGGTGCTCTGGTTTTTGTCGGGCAATATCGATCCCTCACGCGATTTATCAATTACACGGGTTAACGGAAGTAACTTGATTTTGATTGATGGGACTCGAAAGGCCTATCCTACCGATAACTTTCCAAGGCTTTGGCCGAACATTGTTACCATGGATGGCGAAACCATTGAAAGGGTTGATCAAATGTGGCATTGGCTCGATATAGGTGAATTCATTGAATCGCCATCGCTTAAGTTCTTTAATCTGAACCAAACCGATGATGCAGTAATGCGAATTCAATAA
- a CDS encoding ligand-binding sensor domain-containing protein produces MGLSRLDKKLLPSCVAALLLAATSSVFAQRVNVTLFNSDNGLPQSFVNALIQDSLGFLWIGTQDGLCRYDGYDFVVFNNNPYDSLSLSNNYVNHLVEGVNGELWIATRSGLNRFNRKTGKVKVYYNQANNPRSLSSNMILRVYRDRSNRIWVKTIDALHLYNPTTNDFTRFPHFNDIFNISQTSDLSPIFEDSNERLWVGTKDGLFYFDKERLVFKRYSEDPANPNSIWGNRVNAITEGLNGKLLIGTDKGINEFDFRTQKFRRVILTLNDPSNKSLTTGIQFLGYDNDSSLWVGSVGGLGKLLPNGTFIKNNSIYSNNLPVNILNVSTVLRDRTGVLWIGSQTGLVKVNPFEHRIGGYSKDPNGRNLFSNNVVASVLENTDGNIWVGTWGSGLHIFSPTTGENRHYWSGGGNYIPNDFIHSLYQTRDGRVLVGTRNGVFQYLPSSRQFVDFFERNNVYVGDLFKNNRVYSITEDLQDRVWFATRQGLHCLKGGNLISFYARRGDSLSLPGNEVYDVVADKNANVWVATISGLCRISADLRTIEKFSFNGNKSTLPFEVLCLYIARNETVWVGTTSGLFWINPKGKNVLHSVVLPDVKIRLINDILEDDRGRFWISTNKGLVLYNPLSNLVKVFNNSDGLFSNELNINASFKNSKGRMYFGSIDGVNVFHPDSIPTNKVAPNVCITYIQVYSKSGNTEIIPYQLNYLKIPDDFSNLTFTIAALDFVQPNKNSYRYQLVGHDSRWVELGNTNKITFSNLSEGDYELRIMGSNSDQVWTTEYKSLRIRAVAPWWRSRIAKWIYGVIVLISLLVWAIRRNKHLREINRLLNERETVLEELRLQKDELAFKNKNITDSINYAKRIQESMLPSISRFKEYVPESFVIFKPKDIVSGDFYWVNETRNKTFIAVVDCTGHGVPGAFMSIIGIELLRNITNVEGVDDAAEILNRLSVAIHNTFATSNLETTEGIKVKDGMDVSFCVIDKEYNMLQFAGAFSNLFLVRDGKLMEIKGDRYSVGMANELGHSQFSSYFIPIQPNDTIYMFTDGIVDQFGGPEGKKFKYRRFRHLLLSNYMKPIELQRTIIEKTINDWMGNLEQVDDMLIIGIKPELSCMF; encoded by the coding sequence ATGGGGTTGTCTAGATTAGATAAAAAATTACTGCCTAGTTGCGTTGCAGCTCTTTTGCTAGCTGCAACATCTTCGGTTTTTGCTCAAAGGGTAAATGTTACCCTGTTTAACTCCGATAATGGTTTGCCCCAATCGTTTGTAAATGCTTTAATTCAGGACTCCTTAGGCTTCCTGTGGATAGGCACCCAGGATGGTTTATGCCGTTACGATGGTTACGATTTTGTGGTTTTTAACAACAACCCCTACGATAGCCTTTCGCTCTCCAATAACTACGTAAATCATTTGGTTGAGGGTGTAAATGGTGAACTTTGGATAGCAACCCGTAGTGGGCTTAATAGGTTTAACCGAAAAACAGGAAAGGTTAAGGTTTACTACAATCAAGCAAATAACCCAAGGTCGCTGTCGTCCAATATGATACTTAGGGTGTACCGCGACCGGAGTAATAGGATTTGGGTAAAAACCATTGATGCCTTACATTTATACAACCCAACAACCAACGATTTTACCCGATTCCCGCATTTCAACGATATTTTTAACATATCACAAACATCCGATTTGTCGCCGATTTTTGAGGATTCAAACGAACGACTTTGGGTTGGCACAAAGGACGGACTATTCTATTTCGATAAAGAGCGTCTAGTTTTTAAAAGGTACTCCGAAGATCCAGCTAATCCAAATTCCATTTGGGGTAATAGGGTTAATGCAATTACTGAGGGTTTAAACGGGAAATTGCTAATTGGTACCGATAAGGGGATAAATGAGTTTGACTTTCGTACGCAGAAATTTCGCAGAGTAATCCTTACACTTAACGACCCTTCCAACAAATCGTTGACTACTGGAATTCAGTTCCTGGGTTATGATAACGATTCCTCCCTTTGGGTTGGGAGCGTGGGAGGATTGGGTAAATTACTTCCAAACGGTACATTTATTAAGAACAATAGTATTTATAGCAACAATTTACCGGTAAATATTTTAAATGTATCAACGGTGCTTCGCGATAGGACGGGAGTACTGTGGATTGGTTCGCAAACCGGGTTGGTTAAGGTAAACCCCTTTGAGCACCGTATTGGTGGGTATAGTAAGGATCCAAACGGGCGGAATCTTTTCTCAAATAACGTTGTTGCATCGGTACTTGAAAACACTGACGGTAATATCTGGGTTGGAACATGGGGTAGCGGTTTGCATATCTTCAGCCCCACTACTGGTGAAAACCGACACTACTGGTCGGGAGGTGGCAACTACATTCCTAATGATTTTATTCATTCCCTTTACCAAACACGCGATGGTAGGGTACTTGTAGGCACACGCAATGGGGTTTTTCAATATCTTCCTTCATCGAGGCAGTTTGTCGACTTTTTTGAGAGGAACAATGTGTATGTGGGCGATCTGTTTAAGAACAACAGGGTTTACTCCATTACTGAGGATTTACAGGATAGAGTTTGGTTTGCCACCCGGCAGGGATTGCATTGCTTGAAAGGTGGAAATCTCATAAGTTTCTATGCCAGAAGGGGTGATTCCCTTTCGTTACCGGGAAATGAGGTTTACGATGTGGTTGCCGACAAAAATGCTAATGTTTGGGTGGCAACAATTTCAGGACTTTGCCGAATTTCAGCCGATTTGAGAACCATTGAAAAATTTTCATTCAATGGCAATAAAAGTACGTTGCCTTTCGAAGTGCTTTGCCTTTACATTGCCAGGAACGAAACGGTTTGGGTTGGTACTACCAGCGGTTTATTCTGGATTAACCCAAAAGGGAAAAATGTTTTGCATTCGGTTGTACTACCCGATGTTAAAATCAGGCTTATAAACGATATTCTGGAGGATGATCGTGGTCGATTCTGGATTAGCACCAATAAGGGATTGGTTCTGTATAATCCTCTTTCCAATTTGGTTAAGGTGTTCAATAACTCCGATGGGCTTTTTAGCAATGAGCTAAACATAAACGCATCGTTTAAGAATAGTAAAGGGAGGATGTACTTTGGGAGTATCGACGGTGTTAACGTATTCCATCCCGATTCAATTCCTACCAATAAGGTTGCTCCAAATGTTTGTATTACTTATATTCAGGTGTACAGTAAGTCGGGTAATACCGAAATTATCCCGTATCAGCTAAATTATCTAAAAATTCCTGATGATTTTAGCAACCTAACCTTCACAATTGCAGCCCTTGATTTTGTTCAACCCAACAAAAATTCGTACCGCTATCAGCTTGTTGGTCACGATAGCCGTTGGGTTGAGCTGGGAAATACTAACAAAATTACTTTTTCAAACCTTTCTGAAGGCGACTACGAGCTAAGAATTATGGGTTCCAATAGCGATCAGGTTTGGACTACAGAATATAAATCGCTAAGGATTCGTGCTGTTGCACCTTGGTGGCGTTCGCGGATTGCCAAGTGGATTTATGGGGTTATTGTACTAATTTCTCTCTTGGTATGGGCCATTCGTAGAAATAAGCATTTGCGTGAAATTAACCGTTTACTCAATGAACGTGAAACTGTGCTTGAGGAACTTAGGTTGCAGAAGGACGAGCTGGCCTTTAAGAATAAGAATATCACCGATAGTATTAACTACGCAAAACGTATTCAGGAATCGATGCTTCCCTCCATTAGCCGATTTAAGGAATATGTACCTGAGTCGTTTGTGATTTTTAAACCTAAGGATATTGTTAGCGGTGATTTCTACTGGGTGAACGAGACCCGTAACAAAACCTTTATTGCTGTGGTCGACTGTACAGGTCACGGCGTTCCCGGTGCGTTCATGTCAATCATCGGTATTGAGCTGCTTAGAAATATCACCAACGTTGAAGGCGTTGACGATGCTGCCGAAATACTTAACAGGCTTAGCGTGGCCATTCATAACACATTTGCTACCAGTAATCTTGAAACTACTGAGGGAATAAAGGTTAAGGATGGTATGGATGTGTCGTTTTGTGTTATCGACAAGGAGTATAACATGTTGCAGTTTGCTGGCGCCTTTTCAAACCTTTTCCTGGTTCGCGATGGAAAGCTAATGGAGATCAAGGGCGACAGGTACTCCGTGGGTATGGCAAATGAGCTAGGACATAGTCAGTTCAGCAGCTACTTCATTCCAATCCAACCAAACGACACAATTTACATGTTTACCGATGGAATTGTCGATCAGTTTGGAGGCCCGGAGGGTAAGAAGTTCAAATACCGCAGGTTTAGACACCTTCTTTTGAGTAACTATATGAAGCCTATCGAATTGCAAAGGACTATTATTGAAAAAACTATTAACGATTGGATGGGTAACCTTGAGCAGGTTGACGATATGCTAATTATAGGTATTAAACCAGAGCTAAGCTGTATGTTCTAG
- a CDS encoding DUF5723 family protein, with amino-acid sequence MLLRFTTLSALFFAYTLAWAQQSNSLFFMHRIPQSNLINPAVQIDCPVYVGVPFLSSLHLNLNSTGYSYNDIANGTGTINFPALVGQMHSWDYLSEELHYTPVSFGFMYDNDQYFNFAWTERVESKLFVSKRLMSLFANGNTQYVGNGLVTSNPGLNSFYYREFSFGYSTRLRGDVLVGAHAKILFGLAGLYTKRNSVDIEIDALTHNINARWNPQVNVAYPIGVTTDAAGNVTGVSAGAFSPLPFSLNFSNPGLAFDLGFVKPNDPITWSGSILDLGFIWWLKSTSRFTNDGHFVYRGATPADLTNPDAYIDMLADSINNQVQFQHSNGSFVSFLNPKAYFGGTYAFTPQLLAGAHVRTEWYPGRPVVGLTLSAIAMAKKGSSVSLTYSVMNGSFANIGAAFNIGGESFQFYILADNLLAPFYPERVRNANLRFGFNLFWGCKQKKKKLSIPESSGGGCFWTWGLDQKRKQHGVK; translated from the coding sequence ATGTTACTGCGATTTACCACTCTCTCCGCTTTATTTTTTGCTTATACATTGGCATGGGCACAGCAAAGCAACTCGCTTTTCTTTATGCATCGCATACCACAATCGAACCTAATAAACCCAGCAGTTCAGATTGATTGTCCGGTATATGTAGGTGTGCCTTTCCTTTCGTCGTTACACCTAAACCTGAACTCTACCGGTTATTCCTATAATGATATTGCAAACGGAACAGGTACCATTAACTTTCCTGCCCTTGTTGGGCAAATGCATAGCTGGGACTACCTATCGGAGGAACTCCACTACACACCCGTTTCGTTCGGATTTATGTACGACAACGACCAGTACTTTAACTTTGCCTGGACTGAGCGAGTGGAGAGTAAGCTATTTGTATCGAAACGTTTGATGTCGCTTTTTGCTAACGGGAATACGCAGTACGTGGGCAATGGGCTAGTAACCTCCAATCCCGGCCTAAACAGCTTTTACTACAGGGAGTTTTCATTTGGCTACTCCACCCGGTTACGTGGCGATGTGCTTGTTGGCGCCCATGCCAAAATTCTGTTCGGTCTTGCAGGCCTTTACACCAAAAGGAATAGCGTTGATATTGAGATAGATGCCTTAACCCACAATATTAATGCCCGTTGGAATCCACAGGTAAACGTAGCTTACCCCATAGGGGTAACTACCGATGCTGCAGGGAATGTTACCGGAGTTAGCGCAGGGGCATTTAGCCCATTGCCATTCTCCCTTAACTTCAGCAATCCGGGGCTTGCATTCGACTTGGGCTTTGTAAAGCCCAACGACCCTATTACATGGAGTGGTAGCATTCTGGACTTAGGATTTATATGGTGGCTCAAAAGCACCTCGCGCTTTACCAACGATGGCCATTTTGTTTACCGTGGTGCCACCCCTGCCGACCTTACCAACCCCGACGCCTATATCGACATGCTTGCCGATTCCATAAACAACCAGGTTCAATTCCAGCACTCAAACGGTAGCTTTGTGTCATTTTTAAACCCTAAAGCCTATTTTGGAGGCACTTACGCATTTACCCCACAACTACTTGCGGGTGCACATGTAAGAACCGAGTGGTATCCGGGCAGACCCGTGGTAGGACTAACCCTATCGGCCATTGCTATGGCCAAGAAAGGTTCATCGGTTTCATTAACCTACTCTGTGATGAACGGCTCTTTTGCCAACATTGGAGCCGCTTTTAACATTGGGGGTGAAAGCTTTCAGTTTTACATTCTTGCCGATAACCTGCTTGCCCCATTCTACCCGGAAAGGGTACGAAATGCAAACCTAAGGTTTGGCTTTAACCTGTTCTGGGGTTGTAAGCAAAAAAAGAAAAAGTTAAGCATTCCGGAATCGAGCGGTGGTGGTTGTTTCTGGACATGGGGTTTGGACCAGAAACGAAAGCAGCATGGGGTAAAGTAA
- the mutL gene encoding DNA mismatch repair endonuclease MutL codes for MADVIQLLPDSIANQIAAGEVVQRPASVVKELLENSIDAGARNINLIVREGGKGLIQVIDDGVGMSETDARLCFERHATSKIREAADLFNIRTMGFRGEALASIAAVAEVELRTRRAVDEVGTEVNISASELVNQQPVACSIGTQIAVKNLFFNVPARRKFLKSDSVELKHIITEFQRVALAYPEVAFSLSHNGSELYRLPASGLKQRIIGLFGKTINQHLVDCSTQTSIVNIGGYIGKPEGAKKTAGEQFFFVNGRFMKNPFLHKAVLNAYNRLLPPDTYPSYFIYFDIDPQSIDVNIHPTKTEIKFEDERMIWQILHAAVRESLGKFSVVPPIDFDSAPGFDIPYLPKNAPVTFPTIDVDPSYNPFDEHNRNVRKPHSADKSRESATGWEQLFTDLPQDPTPIQTRIETFESEGMLSKAPENTNRFYQFKGKYILTTVKSGLMLIDQKRAHERILYEQYISGMQADINLKQRELFPQAIELLPADFELLMSKADELSRLGMEISNLNHNTISVNSMPVSSSVTDPAKLVENLLAIMHENQALPFDDAKHRIALTMAKASAIGYGKQLSQFEMQEIVDKLFACHEPNLTPDGKKIIIILELDDIDSRFK; via the coding sequence ATGGCCGATGTAATTCAACTGTTACCCGATTCCATTGCCAATCAGATTGCTGCGGGCGAGGTGGTTCAGCGTCCGGCCTCGGTGGTTAAGGAACTCCTGGAAAACTCCATCGATGCTGGGGCTCGTAATATCAACCTAATTGTCAGGGAGGGTGGTAAAGGTTTAATTCAGGTGATTGACGATGGGGTGGGAATGAGCGAAACCGACGCAAGGCTTTGCTTTGAGCGCCATGCCACCTCCAAGATTCGCGAGGCAGCCGACCTCTTTAACATCCGAACCATGGGTTTTAGGGGCGAGGCACTGGCATCCATTGCTGCTGTTGCCGAGGTTGAGCTACGAACCCGCCGGGCTGTTGATGAGGTTGGAACGGAGGTTAACATTTCGGCTTCGGAACTTGTTAACCAGCAGCCGGTGGCCTGTTCTATCGGCACCCAAATTGCGGTTAAAAATCTCTTTTTCAATGTGCCCGCAAGGCGCAAGTTCCTTAAAAGCGATTCCGTGGAGCTTAAGCATATTATAACCGAGTTTCAGAGGGTTGCATTGGCCTACCCCGAAGTGGCTTTCAGTTTGAGTCACAATGGTTCAGAACTCTACAGGCTGCCAGCATCGGGATTGAAGCAAAGGATTATTGGCCTATTTGGCAAGACCATAAACCAACACCTTGTGGATTGCTCCACGCAAACATCAATAGTTAATATTGGTGGTTATATAGGTAAGCCCGAAGGGGCTAAGAAAACTGCAGGCGAACAGTTCTTTTTTGTGAATGGCCGTTTCATGAAGAACCCTTTCCTGCACAAGGCTGTGTTGAACGCATATAACCGCTTACTACCACCCGATACCTACCCCTCATATTTCATTTACTTTGATATCGATCCGCAGTCCATTGATGTTAACATACACCCCACAAAAACCGAAATTAAGTTTGAGGACGAGCGAATGATCTGGCAGATATTACATGCTGCTGTACGGGAATCGCTTGGGAAATTCTCTGTGGTGCCTCCAATCGATTTTGATTCTGCTCCAGGATTCGATATCCCATACCTTCCCAAGAATGCACCGGTAACTTTTCCTACCATTGACGTTGACCCCTCCTACAACCCTTTCGATGAGCATAACAGGAATGTTCGTAAGCCTCATAGCGCCGATAAATCGCGTGAATCGGCAACCGGCTGGGAGCAACTTTTTACCGATTTACCCCAGGATCCAACCCCTATTCAAACCCGAATCGAAACCTTTGAATCGGAAGGGATGCTGAGTAAAGCTCCCGAAAACACCAACCGTTTTTACCAGTTTAAGGGCAAGTACATACTTACCACCGTAAAGTCGGGGCTGATGTTGATTGATCAAAAACGTGCTCATGAGCGCATACTTTACGAGCAGTATATAAGCGGCATGCAAGCCGATATAAACCTGAAACAGCGCGAGCTGTTTCCACAGGCCATTGAGCTGCTACCTGCCGACTTTGAGCTGCTGATGAGCAAGGCCGATGAGCTGTCGCGTTTGGGTATGGAAATCAGCAACTTAAACCACAACACAATAAGCGTGAATAGTATGCCGGTTAGCTCATCGGTTACCGATCCCGCAAAGCTGGTTGAAAACCTGCTTGCCATTATGCACGAGAACCAAGCCCTACCGTTCGACGATGCTAAACATCGCATTGCGCTTACCATGGCCAAAGCATCGGCTATTGGATACGGTAAACAGTTAAGTCAGTTTGAAATGCAGGAGATAGTCGATAAACTTTTTGCATGCCATGAACCAAACCTTACCCCTGATGGCAAAAAGATAATTATAATACTTGAATTGGACGATATTGACAGCCGGTTTAAGTAA
- a CDS encoding rhomboid family intramembrane serine protease, giving the protein MIFGNRNIFSSTPPVVMNLIMINVVMLVVTWVMANTFGIDLNRILGVYPPGSPNFRPYQIVTHMFMHGGLFHLFFNMFALWMFGRILEQVWGSRRFFIYYMVTGLGAVTIHLLVNYLHISAIQNDAMAMLNTPSPDAFAAFVTRHFPEYYDQVYAQFLDKWYLFPNSPVYADQAAEYTRQLIALQQGIPTVGASGAVYGVLLAFGVLFPNTVLMLLFPPIPIKAKWMVIIYGGLELYLGLTQPGSSIAHFAHLGGMIFGFILIKLWQRRTDVFY; this is encoded by the coding sequence ATGATATTCGGAAACAGAAATATTTTTAGCTCAACGCCCCCTGTGGTGATGAACCTAATTATGATTAACGTGGTAATGCTGGTAGTAACCTGGGTGATGGCAAACACGTTTGGAATTGATTTAAATCGTATTCTTGGTGTTTATCCCCCGGGCTCACCTAACTTTCGCCCTTACCAGATTGTTACCCACATGTTCATGCATGGTGGATTATTTCACCTCTTCTTCAACATGTTTGCCCTTTGGATGTTCGGTCGAATCCTGGAACAGGTTTGGGGTAGCCGCCGCTTTTTTATCTACTACATGGTAACCGGCCTAGGGGCAGTAACCATACATCTTTTGGTTAACTACCTCCACATTTCAGCTATCCAGAACGATGCTATGGCCATGCTAAACACCCCGTCGCCCGATGCTTTTGCTGCATTTGTTACCCGCCATTTCCCTGAATACTACGATCAGGTTTATGCCCAGTTTCTGGATAAATGGTACTTGTTCCCAAACAGCCCGGTTTATGCCGATCAGGCTGCTGAATATACCCGTCAACTGATTGCGCTGCAGCAGGGCATACCAACCGTTGGAGCTTCCGGTGCAGTTTACGGTGTGCTGCTTGCCTTTGGGGTTCTGTTCCCAAACACTGTACTGATGTTGCTTTTCCCACCTATCCCGATTAAGGCTAAGTGGATGGTAATTATTTACGGCGGTTTGGAGCTATACTTGGGTTTAACCCAACCCGGGAGTAGTATTGCCCACTTTGCTCACCTGGGTGGTATGATTTTTGGCTTTATTCTCATCAAGCTTTGGCAAAGGCGCACCGATGTATTTTATTAG
- a CDS encoding rhomboid family intramembrane serine protease, with protein sequence MSIWGEIKSSFRLGSNLTRLIYINLGVFLLFGLLRVFLFLSASSSGWITGFMAVPANLQSLMVRPWTIVTYMFYHEDFLHILFNLLWLYWFGQLFLQFFAQRQLTWVYLLGGISGALLYILAFNLLPPFKGYAEVSLALGASASVLAVVIAVATLQPNFTVYLLFLGAVRLKYLALATVVIDIISIPVSNAGGHIAHLGGALFGFIYVVALRRGTDLAKPFYSISSIRFPKRNRMKVTYRSHNADYDYNYRKAQKQKQIDDILDKIARSGYDSLTKEEKDILFKANNRNIN encoded by the coding sequence ATGTCTATTTGGGGTGAGATTAAGAGTTCGTTTCGGCTGGGTAGCAACCTTACCCGGCTTATCTATATCAACCTTGGTGTATTTTTACTTTTTGGATTGCTTAGGGTTTTCCTTTTTCTCTCTGCAAGTTCTTCGGGCTGGATAACAGGTTTTATGGCAGTGCCGGCCAACCTTCAATCGCTCATGGTTCGCCCATGGACTATTGTAACCTACATGTTTTACCATGAGGATTTTTTGCATATTCTCTTTAACCTGCTATGGCTTTACTGGTTTGGCCAGCTGTTTCTGCAATTCTTTGCCCAGAGGCAGCTCACATGGGTTTACCTGCTTGGCGGTATCAGTGGGGCTTTACTTTACATTTTAGCGTTCAACCTGCTACCTCCATTTAAAGGCTATGCTGAGGTATCGTTAGCCTTGGGCGCATCGGCTTCGGTGCTAGCCGTGGTTATTGCAGTGGCAACACTTCAGCCCAACTTTACTGTTTACCTGCTTTTTCTTGGTGCAGTAAGGCTCAAGTACCTTGCCCTTGCCACCGTTGTCATCGATATCATTAGCATCCCTGTTTCCAACGCTGGAGGGCATATTGCGCACCTTGGTGGAGCCCTGTTTGGCTTCATCTACGTTGTTGCTCTGCGTAGGGGAACCGATTTGGCTAAGCCATTTTACAGCATTAGCAGCATTAGGTTTCCAAAACGGAACCGAATGAAGGTAACTTACCGCAGCCATAATGCCGATTACGACTACAACTACCGTAAAGCACAAAAGCAAAAGCAGATTGATGATATCCTCGATAAGATTGCCCGCTCCGGCTACGATAGCTTAACCAAGGAGGAAAAGGATATTCTGTTTAAGGCCAATAACAGGAACATTAATTGA